Proteins from a single region of Schistocerca gregaria isolate iqSchGreg1 chromosome 3, iqSchGreg1.2, whole genome shotgun sequence:
- the LOC126354552 gene encoding cuticle protein 16.5-like isoform X1, with translation MYKLIVLAAVLAAAAAAPGFLGAPAVAYTAPAVAAAPVAYAAPAVVKAAVAAPAVAYAAPAVAYAAPAYHAPVAYAAAPAVVKTHFF, from the exons ATGTACAAGCTG ATCGTCCTCGCCGCCgtgctggccgccgccgccgccgcccccggcttCCTGGGTGCACCTGCTGTCGCCTACACCGCCCCCGCGGTGGCCGCCGCCCCcgtggcctacgccgcccccgctgtCGTCAAGgccgccgtcgccgcccccgcTGTGGCCTACGCCGCCCCTGCCGTGGCCTACGCTGCCCCCGCCTACCACGCCCCCGTAGCCTACGCCGCAGCTCCCGCCGTCGTCAAGACGCACTTCTTCTAG